ACCTCGCCCAGCTCCTTCTTGAAGCCGCCGTACATCTGGCCTTCGTACTTGTCGGCAATCTGCTGCAGGCTTAGCCCGGAGCACTCGGCATAGATGCTCATCAGATTGCTGATCTCCGGCTTATTTGCCGGATCGAAGACGATCTCGCGTCCCGAATCAGTGGTGGCCCGGCTGATCTTCTTACGGATGACATCCGGCGGGTCCAGCAGGCCGATCCGGCTGCCGGCATTCGGGTCGCTTTTGCTCATCTTCTTGGTTCCGTCGTCCAGGGACATAATCCGCGCCCCGACCTCAGGGATGTAAGGCTCAGGAATGGTGAAGAAATCACCAAACCGGTGATTGAAGCGTCCCGCCAGGTCGCGGGTCAGCTCCAGATGCTGCTTCTGGTCTTCTCCCACCGGCACCAGATCGGCATTATAGACCAGAATATCCGCTGCCATCAGTGCGGGATAGACGAACAGACCGGCTCCTACCGATTCCTTGCCGGCTGATTTGTCCTTGAACTGGGTCATCCGTTCCAGCTCGCCCATGGCTGTCAGTGTGGTCAGAATCCATCCCAGCTCCGCATGCTGCGGCACATGGGACTGCATATAGACATGCGCGATAGAAGGATCAATCCCTGCGGCCAGATACAGTGCGGCTACCGACTCGGACTGCTCGCGCAGGGCTGCCGGGTCCTGAGCTACTGTAATTGCATGGAGATCGACCACCATGAAGAAGCACTCGTACTCTTTTTGAAGCTTGACGAAATTCTTGATCGCCCCGATATAATTCCCGAGGGTCAGCGAGCCGCTGGGCTGAATGCCTGATAATACTTTTTTCATCCTCTTATCCTCCATCATCTTAATCTGGATCATACCTTTGCGCAGTACGCAAAAAAGCCCCACATCCGCAAGGGACGTGAGACCGTGGTACCACCCTTATTCGCTGCTGCCTGGCCCACGCAGGGTACAGACTAGCCGCCTTGGCTTCCGTTAACGGGGAAGAGCCGGCCGGTCTACTTAAGGCTTGCAGCCTGTTCGAGCGCGGCGCTCAAGGGTCCATTCAGTCAGAGGTGCACCGCCGGTTCACATCAGCCACCGGCTTTCTGGAGGATACAATCCCTGCTTACTTGTCCCTGTCATCACGTTGTTACCGTTATAGATGCATCCATCATAGTGCGAACCGGAGAAGTTGTCAAATCCCTAACCACCGCGGGATAAATCTGGTATGATATAGGTATTCGTGTGTGTGATCTGATTACAGTTTACCAAAGGAGCATATCTCTCATGAAACAGGTGACCAAAGGGCAGTGGAACGGTTATGATACGTATATTTTGCATAGCCGGGAACTCGAAGTCACGCTTCTGCCCCGGCTGGGCAACAACGTAATCTCGTTATGGGACAACATCAAGGAGCGGCAAATTCTCCGCCAGCCGGATGAGAGCGATCTGGACGCTTATCTGCAGAAGCCTTATCATTTCGGCATTCCCCTCCTTGTACCGCCTGGGCGCATACGCGGCGGGCAATTCGAGTTCAGAGGCACAAGCTACCGGTTCGACCGCAACGCGGGAGACCACCATATTCACGGGCTGCACCGCACCCAGTCCTGGTGCGTCAGCGATATCGAAGAAGACGAGGACGGCTGCGCGGTAACGACGGAATTCATAACCTCTGATGACCCCGGGTGGATCAGGCAGTTCCCGCAGCCGCTGAAGCTAGAGATGACCTTCCGCCTTCAGGATGCCCGGCTCCGGCAGACCCTGAAGGTCACCCACCTCGGCAGCGCACCCGTACCGTTCGGCGCGGGCTATCATACATGGTTCATGCTTGACGGCACACCCGGACGCTGGAACGTTACGCTTCCGGCCGAGTCGGTCTGCGAGCTGAATGAAGAGCTGCTCTCCAGCGGGCGCTTGCTTCCTCTAGGTGAATTAGGCAGCCTTCACAGCGGACTGAACCTGCAAGGCAAGAATCTTGACACCGTCCTGCACCTGGCAGAGCAGCAGCCAGCCGAGGCTGTGCTGATGCGCGACGACGGCTACGGGCTGCGGTATTCGGCTGACCGGAATCTTTTTGGCCACTGGATTCTGTATACCAAGGGAGAGGCAGACCAGTTCCTGTGCATTGAACCGCTGACCTGGCTTCCGGATGCCCCCAACCTTCCGCAGGATGCTTCCCTTACCGGGCTGATTACCCTTGAGCCGGACCAGACGATTGTGCTGGACAGCTCCTTGCAGATCATTTATCCGGAGTAGGTGAATTTCATATAATTACCATCCTATAAACCTTCAAAACCCGTGCATGAATTTCTCTCCCAGCGCTCATACTATCTTCACAACGGGCGAAGGAGGTGAACACACATGGGTATGGGTCAAGGTCAACAAGGTCGTGGTAGCCGTTCCAACAACCTGGTCGTTCCTCAGGCAAATGCAGCGCTGCAGCAGCTGAAATATGAAGCAGCTCAAGAGCTTGGAGTAACGATTCCGGCAGACGGTTATTATGGTAACTATACTTCCCGCGAAACTGGTTCTTTGGGAGGATATATCACCAAACGTCTGGTACAACTGGCAGAGCAGCAGCTCTCCGGTCGTTCGTAGTAGCAGTCTTATCTTTAAGATCCGGTTAAGCCGCGAGGCATAAACCGAGCAGCTTCACAGCCCTCCCGCGCTTCTCGTCGAAGCGCAGGGGGGCTTTTGTCTATGTAGGAATCGGCATAGTAATTACCCGATGGACTGGCCGGAGACATCCCCCCTGCTGCGCGGGCTGCGGATCAGCAGATTGGCCATGTTGTAATTGGATTCCAGCGTGGCGTCCACCACGATCATCCCCTGGCGGACGGCAAATTCGTAGCTGATCTCGCCGTGGGTCCACCTTTTCTTGTACTTCAGGCTCTCCAGAGCCATAACCCGGAAAGAGGATTGCTGCACCGGGGTCAGCCCTCCCTGCTCTGCGGAGAAGCTGCCGCTGCGTCCGGCAAGCGGATGATGGCGGATGCCGAATTTGCCGATGATATTGTTCCTGATCTGTACAAATACGGTCCCTGAATTCAGTCCTGACAATTCCTCCTGCAGCTCGTGAAACACGAGATCGATCTGTCTCGCCAGCGATAAATGTTCCGTCTTCACAACCATTTCCTCCTAAAAACGTCTTGTGGGTGATGCAGCCTACAGGCTCTGCTTCTCACAAAACTTGCTGTCCTAAGCAGTTGCTTAATTTTTGTGGGCAGAAGATCAGCTTAGCAGCGCTTATATAAGGCTTTAGGCTCATTATAGGATACTAATTAAGCATGCACAACATTATTCAACATAATTGGGTTATAATCCCTATAAATGCGCAATTTTCTTAAACCTATCGGCAAAATCCAAACTTTAATCGTCCTATTTCGACAAAAATACAACATTAAAAGACCCCTTTTCCGGGGTCTTTGCGCATTAACACATATTTTTTGTCTATTAAGCAGACGGTGAGCTGACCGATCCGCCTTATTTTCGACAAATTCTTAAGCGTGCTGTTCCGTCATCTTCAGGAACTCATTAATATCGGCTGTAATCAGGTCGGCTGCCCCCTGCCAGAAATCAGGCAGTGTCAGATCAACACCCAGATGCTTCGACACCAGCTGCTCCAGCGTCATGACCCCGGTATCCTGCAGCAGGCTGTCATATTTATCGGCAAAGGAGGCGCCTTCCTGCAGAGCAAGCCGGTACAAGCCGGTGCTGAACATATACCCGACGGTGTACGGGAAGTTATAGAACGGCACATCCGTGATATAGAAATGCAGCTTGGAGGCCCAGAAATGCGGGTGGTACTCCGAGAGAACCCCGCAGAAGGCCTCCTTCTGTGCTTCCACCATCAGACGGGACAGCTCCTCGCTGCTGACCAGCCCGGCCTTGCGCTGCTCGTAGAAGCGGGTCTCGAACAGGAAGCGGGCATGAATATTCATGAAGAAGGCCACGCTGTTCTGGATCTTCGCTTCCAGCAGAGCCAGCTTCTCTTCGGCGCTGTCTGCCGATTTCACCTGCGCATCGGCGACAATGACCTCCGCGAACGTCGAAGCCGTCTCGGCCACATTCATCGCATAATTCTGGTTGAAGTACGGCTGATCGTCCAGCAGGAAGGAGTGATAGGCGTGGCCCAGCTCATGCGCAAGCGTGGACACATTGGACGGAGTGCCGCTGTAAGTCATGAAGATGCGCGATTCCTTGCTCTCCGGGAACGATACACAGAAGCCACCTGGACGCTTGGCCGGACGGTCTTCGACCTCAATCCAGTTATTGTCGAAGGCATGTTCGGCGAAATCCGCCAGCTTCGGACTGAATTTGCGGAACTGGGTCACGATGTCGGCTGCTGCCTGATCGTAAGGGATTTTGCCGGAGGACTTGCCGACAGGGGCTTCAACATCAGCCCAGGCGAGCGATTCCAGGCCCAGCAGCTCCGCCTTGCGCTTCAGGTAGGATACCAGCGCCGGCTTATTCTTCGTAATCACATCCCACATGACATCAAGCGTCTCGCGCGACATCCGGTTGATGCTGAGCGGCTCCTTCAGCACATCCTCCCAGCCCCGGCCCTTGTACAGCTTCAGGCGGAAGCCGGCCAGATGGTTCAGGGTGTCTGCGCAATAGTCAGCGGCACCGCCCCAGGCCTCTTCCCATTTGCGGAACATCGTGCGGCGGACCTCAGGGTCCTCATCGGAGAGCTTGTTAAAGGCCTGCCCGGCGGACAGCAGCTTCTGGCCTTCTTCATCTTCAAAAGGAATCTTGATCTCGCCGACAATCGTCTCGTAATGCTCGCTCCAGCCATGGTAGCCGTCGACAGCCAGCTCAAGCGCCAGGCTCTCCAGCTCCGGGCTCATCTTCTCCCGGGCCTGATCCCGGCTCTCGCCGAGGACGAAGCTGAGCTGCGCAATCTCCGGACGGGCCATCCATCCGGCCCATACGTCATCCGGTGTCTCCCGCAGCACGTTGTCGAAGGCAGAGCTGATGCCCTCAAAGCCTGCACGCAGCCCCATCACCTTGGACGACAGCCGGACCGCCCCCTTGTCGAGCTGATTCTGGGCACCCAGACAGCCGGTGAACTCCGCTGCTTGTGTAAGGCGTCCCGCACAGCTCTGCAGCAGCTCAATCACGCTGTCCAGCTGCCGGGTCCCGTCCACATCCGCAGGGGCGGCTGCCGCAGCCACCTGTCCGCGCAGCTTCTCAATATCGGACGCAAGCTGGCTCAGGAAGCTCTCGAACTGCTGCGAGGCGGAGCCTCCCGCAAAAATCGAATCCAGCTCCCATGTCAGCGATAACGGTTGTTTCATATATGCTCACCATTCCTTTGCTTATATTGGTTTTCTTTTGTGTTTGCGGTGCTGCCATGGTAAAGTGAAGTTCAATACTCCACCAACAGCAAGGAGGGCCTTCCTGTGAAGCCACTGCAAATCTCGCCGGAGACGGCGGTTACCTTATCGAAGCAACTCGGCGTTCCGCTGGAGCACCTGATGCATATGCCCCAGCATATTTTGCTGCAAAAGATTGCTGAACTATCCAAGAAGACAGCCAGCGAGCCGGACGAAGGCAGCAGCTCCCCGGGCGGGCAGGAGCAGCAATGATTCCTTTCAGCCACACCTGGCCTTATGAGATCATTCTTGGGGATATGTACGTCCAGTATTGCCCGTTCTGCGGCCGGGAGAACGTCCTGCTGCCGATGCGGCCGAAGGAGCTTCAGAGCGTGCGTGAGGGCAAAAAAAAGCTGCTGGTCTTCCCCTGCTGCAGCGCCAGCCCTACCGTCGTCGACAACGACAATGACTATCTGCTGTTCGACCGGGCGGTCCGCTGATTCAAGGCAGCCGGCCCGCCGGTCCCTATACTGGGTAGAGGCACAGGAGATGAACTCTTCTGCGCCTCTTCCTGCTGCCTATGTAACGGAATGCAGCCCGTCCGGATCAGTATCCTCCCCGCGCATCTGCTCCCGCAGAATCGCCCACTGCTCGCGGGAAGCGCGGATCATCGCCGCGTCTACAATCCGCTGGTCGTTGACCACCCGGGAGAACCAGCGCACCGCAGCAGGGAATTCGCCGATCCGCCGGTTCAATTCCCCGATCAGATACATCAGGCGGGCATCATTGCCGCCGGACGAATCATTCTCGAACACCTTCACGTATTCATCCAGGGAATAGCGGAGGAACCGCTGCTCCTGCACCGTATTCCCCTGATACCGGTACAGCCAGGCAATATGATGGAGCAGGCTGGCGATAATCCGCTCCTTGTCATTGATGCTCTGGGCACAGATCAGGGCGAGCTTATAGGTCTCCAGAGCCTCCTCCCAGTTGCGCTTTTCCCCGAAGTCGCGGGGCTGCCAGCGTCTGCCGACCTGGGCCTCGAAGGACTTGCGCTGCCAGTCCGCCAGCTTGTCCGCCGAATTCTCCGTGGAGGCGAAGCCGCATTTGGGGCAGACCCGGACGACATAGTAATCGGGATTCTCCGCCTTGTAATAGGAGCAGAAGTCCGCATCGCGGCGGATGGCTTTTTTGAGGCTGGGACGGACTCTTGAGGTGGAGAATTCCTGTTCACAGTTACAGCAGGTAACCTTAATTGAGTAGAGCGGGATTAATTCCGGCACGGGTGCCCTCATCCTTTCACAACAACGCTTATTCTTGGGGCATATTGACAAAATGATGTGCAGGACCCGCCAGCCGGCTGAGCACGAACGAGCGCAGGGGCTCATCCACCCCGGTCTCTTCGAGCGCTTCCTTCATACAGCCGAGCCAATCATCCGCCCTCTCAGGCGTAATCGGCACATGCATATGCCTGGCCCGCATCATCGGATGGCCGTGCTGCTCCGAATAGAGTGCAGGGCCGCCGAAGAACTGGCTCAGGAACTGATATTGCTTCTCCAGCACTGGAGTAATATCTTCCGGGAATAACGGGCCGAGCTGGGGGTGAAGCTGCACCTTGGCGTAGAACACAGTAACCAGGCGATGGACTCCCTCAGCACCTCCCAGATTGTCATACAGGCTTGCATTCGGATTCATTGGAGGCTTCGCCTTCTTCCATATTAAACTAACCAGCGGTCGTTAATCATTATAACAAAAAATGCGCCTTACGGTTATCCCTGCCTAAAGACCCGCATCGCGAAACAAAATAACCCCACAAAGTGAGGCTTTAGCGTAGGTGGTGACTCAGGTACTTTGCGGGGACCCCAAAACATATAAATTCTAAAAAAAAGGCGCCGAACCGGAGTTCAGCGCTCTTGAGCTATTCAGTAGGTTCTAAATTCTTCATCACCAGGCGGGACAAGAGAGACCCGGATCACATATACAAAAGCACAAACGAGAACTCCGGCAACTACACTCATCACCATCACTCCATCCCTCAAAATCTTCGCAAAACAATGTGCATTGATTAAGTTTATATTATCATAATTTCAATGAAAAAGCACCGGTAAATGTAACCGTTTTCCACGTTTTTTTGTGCTGTTTGTCCAGCTTCCGGCATACATCTAAGCATAAGAACTGGAGGCGACAACCGATGATTCTGAACAAACATGCCGGTCTGCTGCTGGGGGGCGTAGTGGCCGGCTGTATGATGCTGATGCTGATTCACCCCATGGGCTCGCTGGATGCGGCGCTGCGCGGGCTTGCCGTCTGGTGGGACGTGCTGTTCCCCTCGCTGTTTCCGTTCTTCGTCATTTCAGAAATAATGCTGGGCTTCGGCATAGTCCATCTCTTCGGCGCGCTGCTAGATCCGCTGATGCGTCCGCTCTTCAATATACCCGGCAGCGGCGGGTTCGTCGCTGCCATGGGATATGTATCAGGATACCCCGTCGGCGCCAAATTAACCGCCAAGCTGCGCGAGCAGAACATGATCAGCCGCGTGGAGGGCGAGCGGCTTGTTGCCTTCACGACTTCTTCGGACCCGATTTTTCTGCTGGGCGCGGTATCGGTCGGCTTCTTTCATGATGCTTCGCTGGGGCTGGTGCTTGCCCTGGCCCACTACGGAAGCGGGCTGATTGTCGGCTTGCTGATGGCCTTCCATGGACGGAGCGGGTCAGGGGACCCGGACGGGGATGCCACTCTTCCAGCTGCTTCTGCTCCCACCGGGGGGCCTGGTCACGGAAGGCTGCGCACGGCGCTGAATGCGATGGCCGAAGCCCGCCGCAGTGACGGCAGGACGCTGGGAGAGCTGCTGAAGAGCGCCGTTGCCTCCTCCCTCCAGCTTATTATTGTGGTCGGCGGCCTGGTTGTCTTCTTCAATGTACTGATGGAGCTGCTCGCCCAAGCCGGTGTCATGTCCGCGCTGTTCAGCATGACCGGCGGGCTGCTCTCGCTGGCCGGCTTCCCGCAGGAACTCTCTGCCGCCCTGGTCAGCGGGCTGTTCGAGGTCACCCTCGGCGCGCGGTCGGCCGGGGAAGCGGCCGGAGGCATCCCCCTGCAGTTCAAGGCCGCAGCCGCAGCGTTCATTCTCTCCTGGGGCGGATTATCCGTCCATGCCCAGGTCGCCAGTATTCTGAACGGCACCGGCCTGCGGTATATTCCGTTCATGCTCGCCCGGCTCGTTCATGCCCTGCTCGCTACAGGCCTGCTGCTGCTGCTGTGGAAGCCTGTCACCGGCTCCGGCCTCGCCGCCTGGAGCGCGCTTCCTGCCGCCTACGGGCTGGCCGCGCCGCAGACCGCCTGGATCAGCAGCCTTCGCCTCTTCGGCCTGCTGCTGGCTATTCTGCTGGTTCTGTCCGGCCTGATCCTCACGCTCGGCAGGCTGCGGCGTCTGCTGGTCCGCCGGTAATTCATCTGCACCGCCCGGAATCGTCCGCTGATATTGTGTTCCGGGCCAAGATTGATTATGATCGGTGTATGACTGAATTGTTAAAGGAGCCTGTACATCTTGAGATACTATGTTCTGGACCGCGGAGATGAATTGTCCATTCAACTGGCGGAGCAATTTCACAAGCTGGCGGCCGGCCGGAATCTGGAGCTGGATGCCAAGTCTCCCGAAATCGTGATCTCGATCGGCGGTGACGGCACAATGCTGCACGCCTTCCACACGTTTATCGACCAGATCCCGAACCTGGCTTTTGTCGGCGTGCATACCGGCCATTTGGGCTTCTATGCGGACTGGCAGGCCGAAGAGCTGCCGAAGCTGATTGATTATATGTGCGGTGAAGTAGGCCCGCACCAGCCGCGAATCGTGAAGTATCCGCTGCTGGAACTGGAGATCCACAAGCAGTCCGGCTCAAGCTCCCATATTGCGCTGAATGAGTTCACCCTGAAGGGCGTAGACGGAACTGTCGTCATTCAGGTGGATATCAACGATGTTACCTTCGAGATGTTCCGCGGGGACGGGCTGTGTGTCTCCACCCCTTCCGGCAGCACCGCCTACAACAAAAGTCTGGGCGGCGCTATGGTGCACCCTTCGATCGAAGCGCTGCAGATTGCCGAAATTGCCTCGATCAACAACCGGGTATTCCGGACGATGGGCTCTCCGCTGCTGCTGCCGAAGCATCATCACTGCGACATCTTCTCGCGCAAGGACCAGCGGCTGCTGCTGACCATTGACCATAATAATATTCCTGTGGATGATCTGATCTCGGTACGCGCCCAGGTCTCCACCAAGAAAATCAGCTTCGCCCGCTACCGACCCTTCCCCTTCTGGAACCGTGTCCGTGAGGCCTTTCTGGTCTGACGCTGCCTAAGAAGGAAGCGGCTCTCCCGTCCGGGCCGGGCTTCAATTCTTACTGAGGCTATAGCCGGAGATGCCCTGCTTCTCCGGCTTTCTTATGCGGCCGCAGCCGGTTCTGCGGATACCTTACAGAATGAATGGACAGAGTGAAATTTCAGGTGGTATAATGATTCTATTTTACAAAGTTTGCTAATTGATGAAGGAGAGAATCTATTGAAGAAATTGTTGTCCCTGCTGGGCATCAGCCTGCTGGCCCTGGTGTTGGCCGTTCCGGCTTTTGCAGCAGACAAGCCCATTCAAGTCTATATTAACGGCAGCAGCCTCACCTTTGCAGCCGGAGCTCCCTATCTGAAGAACAATACGGTGCTTGTGCCGTTCCGGGCGATTTTTGAGAGGCTCGGGCTTAAGGTGCTGTGGGAGGCCCAGACGGGTACGGTCACCGGCACCGGCCCTGATCTGAATATCCGCCTGAAGGTTGGCAGCAAGCGTGCCAGCATCAACGGAACCGTCAAGCAGCTTACGGTTGCACCGGTCTCCTCAGCCGGTACGACTTACATACCGCTACGTTTCATTGCGGAAGCCACCGGAGGTACAGCGGTCTGGGAAGCCTCCAGCCGGAGCGTGAAGATTACCGTGCCGCAGTCCTCATCCGCGATGGAGCAGGAGGTCCAGGCACTCATCCATTTATCCAACAAGTACTACAATGAAGAACAGGCACAGAGCTTCTATTCGCTCACCGATGAACCGGACACTGCGGAAGCAGTAGCCCATATGAAGTCCCAGTTCGAGCTGTATGATCTACGCAATACGATCGACAGCCTGAAGATCCTTAGTCTTACCGGCAATTCAGCTACCGTTCACACGGTGGAACGATCCGTACGGACCGGCGGACGCTATGCCCCGGACGAGCAGTATGAGTATTTGTACACGCTGGTGTACAAGAACGGCAACTGGAGAATCTCCAGCATGGAGCTGCAGGATTCCACGGTCCTTCTAACCCGCGAGCAAGGGATGAAGCCGGTGGAGGCTCCCCAGAATGATGCCGCAGCGATTAAGAATACGGTGAGCGCGTACTACCAGAACATGACCGCCAAGAATGTGGCAGGCACTATGGCCGTGATGACCTCTTTTGGCGAGGAATATGATACGGCCAGCAAGGAAGAGCTGGAGGACTTTTTTGCAAACTACGGCCTTGGCTATTCCCTGGCTTCCGCGAATATCTACTACTATGCATCCGGCGAAGCGGCAGTCTATACTGAGGTCACCATCAGCGACAGTGAGTCGGAGGAGACCTACAACCAGTCCCTGATCTTCCTGTTGTCCCAGTCCGGCAGCGGGTCCTGGACCATCGATGATACGTATCATATCAGCTTCGATTCGGAGTAAGCCCGAACCTCAAATTTCATCTAAAGGATGTTGTGACACATGAAATCAGCCAAAATCATCAGCGCAGTCCTCAGCGGCTGTATGGCCTTATCCATCGCCTGGGCTCCTGCCGCTTCAGCGGCGGAAGCGTCCGAAGCAACCAAAGCGGAAGCCTCCAAAACCGATATCATCAATGAAATTATGCAATATCTTGAGTATTACAATGTGGAGGGCGTTGACCAGAATACGCTGATTCGCGGTGCTATTGACGGTATGGTGAACACGCTGGATGATCCGTACAGCCAATATTTCGACCGTGAGGAGGCCGCGGCCTTCGGCCATCAGGTGGACCTTGAATATGTCGGTATCGGCGTCCGGCTCATGTCAACGGCCAAAGAGCTCTACATCGAAGAGGTGATGAGCGGCTCACCGGCCGAGAAGGCCGGGCTGAAGCGCGGCGACTCTATCCTCAAGATCAACGGGGTACGGGTGGCCGATCTGGAAGGCGATGAGCTGAGCGGCCAAGCGGGCACCAAGGTGTCCCTGCTGATCCAGCGCAACGGGGCTAACAAGTCCTATACCATCACCCGCAGCGAAATCGCCACCACCTCGGTAACGAGCAAAATCATCGGCCCCAAAATCGCCTATATCGCCATCAACGGCTTCACGCAGACCGCCGACGAGGAATTCTCCGCAGCGCTGGATAAGATGCGTTCCGCGGGTATGAAATCTCTGGTGCTGGATCTGCGTGACAATACGGGCGGTTATATGGACAGTGCCCAGAATATTGTCTCCAAGTTCATGGATGCCGGGATTATGATGTATACCTCCGATCAGACCGGCGCCTTGAAGCCTGTAACGATCACTAACGGGAGCAAAATCGGCGTTCCGGTGGTCGTCCTGACCAATGAATATACCGCCAGCGCCTCCGAAGCCCTGACCGGTGCCCTGCGTGACAACAAGCTGGCAACCATTGTCGGCACACGCTCATACGGCAAGGCGCGGATTCAGAGTCTGATTCCGATGTCGGATGGCGGCGAGCTGAAGCTGACCACGATGAAGTATCTGACTCCGAACAAAGAGGACTTCAACCATATCGGGCTGGCGCCTGACATCGAGGTTAAGGGCAAAACCGCCCAGCTGATCACCGCCCTGCAGATTGCCGGCATGACCAGCATCACCCTCTCGGGTGACCATCATATTCTTGATATCAACGGCTCCGCTTTTGCCGGGAATGTCGGACTGATCAAGCAGGGAGATAAGGTGTATGCCGCCTCCCGCGTGCTGTCTGCCCTGGTGGAGAACGAGGTCTCCTGGGATGCCAAGAACAAGAAGGTGCTGCTCACCGCAGGAGCCGGCACCGTAGCCGGGTTCTCGCTGGCTTCCAAGGATGCGCTGTACCAGGACGGCGAGACCTTCATCGAGCTGAACGCCTTCAAGAAGAAGTTCCCGCAGCTGGTGTGGAGCTATGACGGGGCACAGAAGCAAGTGAAGTTGTCGGTAAAATAAACGGCTAAGCAAGTGGGG
This region of Paenibacillus sp. FSL K6-1096 genomic DNA includes:
- a CDS encoding copper amine oxidase N-terminal domain-containing protein, with the translated sequence MKKLLSLLGISLLALVLAVPAFAADKPIQVYINGSSLTFAAGAPYLKNNTVLVPFRAIFERLGLKVLWEAQTGTVTGTGPDLNIRLKVGSKRASINGTVKQLTVAPVSSAGTTYIPLRFIAEATGGTAVWEASSRSVKITVPQSSSAMEQEVQALIHLSNKYYNEEQAQSFYSLTDEPDTAEAVAHMKSQFELYDLRNTIDSLKILSLTGNSATVHTVERSVRTGGRYAPDEQYEYLYTLVYKNGNWRISSMELQDSTVLLTREQGMKPVEAPQNDAAAIKNTVSAYYQNMTAKNVAGTMAVMTSFGEEYDTASKEELEDFFANYGLGYSLASANIYYYASGEAAVYTEVTISDSESEETYNQSLIFLLSQSGSGSWTIDDTYHISFDSE
- a CDS encoding S41 family peptidase, encoding MKSAKIISAVLSGCMALSIAWAPAASAAEASEATKAEASKTDIINEIMQYLEYYNVEGVDQNTLIRGAIDGMVNTLDDPYSQYFDREEAAAFGHQVDLEYVGIGVRLMSTAKELYIEEVMSGSPAEKAGLKRGDSILKINGVRVADLEGDELSGQAGTKVSLLIQRNGANKSYTITRSEIATTSVTSKIIGPKIAYIAINGFTQTADEEFSAALDKMRSAGMKSLVLDLRDNTGGYMDSAQNIVSKFMDAGIMMYTSDQTGALKPVTITNGSKIGVPVVVLTNEYTASASEALTGALRDNKLATIVGTRSYGKARIQSLIPMSDGGELKLTTMKYLTPNKEDFNHIGLAPDIEVKGKTAQLITALQIAGMTSITLSGDHHILDINGSAFAGNVGLIKQGDKVYAASRVLSALVENEVSWDAKNKKVLLTAGAGTVAGFSLASKDALYQDGETFIELNAFKKKFPQLVWSYDGAQKQVKLSVK